A section of the Drosophila sechellia strain sech25 chromosome 3L, ASM438219v1, whole genome shotgun sequence genome encodes:
- the LOC6616575 gene encoding uncharacterized protein LOC6616575, with product MDSWSKMRKEVIRSCCAVALILVALMPLTGAWRSFKVILTSIDFEANDKFVDLKVDLQNDSGESNLSIDIKTHQDIEDVQLVVDFGLETDKGNYSTLINRTLNFCKLMKQRNSDPLVRAIYEDLLKHGTLFKECPIRRGTYSLTNYNVDEEMLPSFLPEAKFRFGMMISTSKGGMIVRSTIFGRIDKSKGFDNLKRFSLG from the exons ATGGATAGTTGGAGCAAGATGCGCAAGGAGGTCATCCGAAGCTGCTGTGCCGTGGCCTTGATTCTGGTGGCTCTCATGCCCTTGACTGGAGCGTGG CGCTCTTTCAAGGTCATCCTCACGAGCATTGACTTCGAGGCCAACGACAAGTTCGTGGACCTCAAGGTGGATCTGCAAAACGATTCGGGCGAGTCAAATCTGAGCATCGACATAAAGACGCACCAGGACATAGAGGACGTTCAGCTGGTGGTAGACTTCGGTCTGGAGACGGACAAGGGCAACTACTCCACCCTGATAAACCGAACGCTCAACTTCTGCAAGCTGATGAAACAGCGCAACTCGGATCCGCTGGTGCGCGCGATCTACGAGGACCTTCTCAAGCACGGCACCCTCTTCAAGGAGTGCCCCATCCGGCGCGGCACCTACAGCCTGACCAACTACAATGTGGACGAGGAGATGCTGCCCAGCTTCCTGCCGGAGGCCAAGTTCCGCTTCGGCATGATGATTTCGACGAGCAAGGGCGGCATGATCGTACGGTCGACCATCTTCGGCCGCATCGACAAGTCCAAGGGCTTCGACAACCTGAAGCGGTTCAGTCTCGGCTAA
- the LOC6616576 gene encoding uncharacterized protein LOC6616576 — translation MLLYTAVLVPVLMAMCHGSLAEKMMRPKFKDIKIWSDEKFVSHKVVYDNSDPHLNFSMEVHQELHDVDIHLEVRITNKQDPYYTTNLNTTLNVCRILGFANKSPVGRFVHGFIREFGNIVDNCPIAKGSYFINKFWWPEDPTTAMLPELEFEIVWQAMHLDASKKRTLIMNDHFGGDFVVQDVNNLKPGIFAMLPKVA, via the exons ATGTTGCTGTATACCGCGGTGCTGGTTCCCGTCCTGATGGCCATGTGCCATGGCTCCCTGGCCGAG AAAATGATGAGGCCCAAGTTCAAGGACATCAAGATCTGGAGCGACGAGAAGTTCGTCAGCCACAAGGTAGTCTACGACAACAGCGACCCGCATCTGAACTTCTCCATGGAGGTGCACCAGGAGCTGCACGACGTGGACATCCACCTCGAGGTGCGCATCACCAACAAGCAGGACCCGTACTACACCACTAACCTAAACACCACCCTGAACGTCTGCCGCATCCTGGGCTTCGCCAACAAGTCGCCGGTGGGGCGCTTCGTGCACGGATTCATCCGCGAGTTCGGCAACATCGTCGATAACTGCCCAATCGCCAAG GGCTCCTACTTCATCAACAAGTTCTGGTGGCCAGAGGACCCAACCACCGCCATGCTGCCCGAGCTGGAGTTCGAGATCGTCTGGCAGGCCATGCACTTGGACGCCAGCAAGAAGCGCACGCTGATCATGAACGACCACTTCGGTGGCGACTTCGTCGTCCAGGACGTCAATAATCTGAAGCCAGGCATCTTCGCAATGCTGCCCAAGGTCGCCTAG
- the LOC6616577 gene encoding protein new-glue 1, which translates to MRFLFALVLSVLLCLLLAPEGSSGSSTSSPATTTTDSSATTTTASSATTTTTASSASTTTTASSSSSSAEARRRRRARRRRLARERRRRQERRQRQEKRRRRMEQLLARQRRLINQLQG; encoded by the coding sequence ATGCGCTTCCTATTCGCTCTAGTTCTCAGTGTGCTCCTGTGTCTGCTCCTGGCTCCGGAGGGCAGTAGCGGGTCATCTACATCCTCGCCGGCGACCACAACCACCGACTCCTCTGCCACCACTACCACGGCTTCatccgccaccaccaccactactGCCTCCTCCGCATCCACCACGACCACTgcctcctcttcctcctcctcggcgGAGGCCAGGAGACGCAGACGTGCTCGCCGCCGTCGCCTGGCTCGTGAGCGCCGTCGTCGCCAGGAGCGGAGACAGCGCCAGGAAAAGAGGAGGCGCAGGATGGAGCAGCTGCTGGCGAGGCAGCGCCGCCTGATCAATCAGCTTCAGGGATAA
- the LOC6616578 gene encoding protein new-glue 1: protein MRFSIVFVLSVLGCLLLSQEGSCSTTTTTATTTTDSSATTTTASSATTTTTASSASTTTTASSSSSSSAAARRRRRARRRRLARERQRRERRRQRRTQRLRQQLENQRRQINQLRG, encoded by the coding sequence ATGCGCTTCTCGATCGTATTTGTTCTTTCCGTCCTAGGATGCCTCCTGCTTAGCCAGGAGGGCAGTTGCTCTACAACTACTACAACCGCGACCACAACCACCGACTCCTCGGCCACCACTACCACGGCTTCgtccgccaccaccaccaccactgccTCTTCCGCATCCACCACGACCACtgcctcctcctcatcctcatcctctgCGGCGGCCAGGAGGCGCAGGCGCGCCCGTCGCCGTCGTCTGGCGCGTGAGAGGCAGCGAAGGGAGCGCAGGAGGCAGCGCAGGACTCAGAGGCTGCGCCAGCAACTGGAGAATCAACGTCGACAGATCAACCAGCTGCGCGGATGA
- the LOC6616579 gene encoding protein new-glue 2 — MRFIYVLLLALLGCVLLAQQGYGATGSSTESSSDSTSSSSSDTTTTATSSSDTTEASTSSDTTTVASSATTTTTSSSSSSSSSSKAAARRRRARRRRLARQRRRRQQRQRRRRQQQRRRRQQRQRRG, encoded by the coding sequence ATGCGATTCATATACGTTCTGCTCTTGGCCCTTCTCGGCTGCGTCCTGCTTGCCCAGCAGGGTTACGGCGCTACAGGCTCGAGCACTGAGAGCTCCTCGGATAGcaccagctccagctcctcggACACCACCACTACCGCGACCTCTTCCTCCGACACAACTGAAGCCTCAACCTCGTCCGACACCACCACAGTGGCCTCGTCTGCCACGACTACCACCACTTcttcgtcctcgtcctcgtcttCGTCCTCCAAAGCGGCCGCCCGTCGCCGCAGGGCCCGTCGTCGTCGCCTGGCCCGCCAACGCCGCAGGCGCCAACAGCGCCAACGACGCCGccgccagcagcagcgcaGAAGACGCCAGCAAAGGCAGCGCAGGGGATAG
- the LOC6616580 gene encoding protein new-glue 1 encodes MRLSIVFVLSVLGCLLLCQEGSCSTTTTTATTTTDSSATTTTASSATTTTTASSASTTTTASSSSSSSAAARRRRRARRRRLARERQRRERRRQRRTQRLRQQLENQRRQINQLRG; translated from the coding sequence ATGCGCTTGTCGATCGTATTTGTTCTTTCCGTCCTAGGATGCCTCCTGCTTTGCCAGGAGGGCAGTTGCTCTACAACTACTACAACCGCGACCACAACCACTGACTCCTCGGCCACCACTACCACGGCTTCgtccgccaccaccaccaccactgccTCTTCCGCATCCACCACGACCACtgcctcctcctcatcctcatcctctgCGGCGGCCAGGAGGCGCAGGCGCGCCCGTCGCCGTCGTCTGGCGCGTGAGAGGCAGCGAAGGGAGCGCAGGAGGCAGCGCAGGACTCAGAGGCTGCGCCAGCAACTGGAGAATCAACGTCGACAGATCAACCAGCTGCGCGGATGA
- the LOC6616581 gene encoding protein new-glue 1 produces the protein MRFLFALVLSVLLCLLLAPEGSSGSSTSSPATTTTDSSATTTTASSATTTTTASSASTTTTASSSSSSAEARRRRRARRRRLARERRRRQERRQRQEKRRRRMEQLLARQRRLINQLQG, from the coding sequence ATGCGCTTCCTATTCGCTCTAGTTCTCAGTGTGCTCCTGTGTCTGCTCCTGGCTCCGGAGGGCAGTAGCGGGTCATCTACATCCTCGCCGGCGACCACAACCACCGACTCCTCTGCCACCACTACCACGGCTTCatccgccaccaccaccactactGCCTCCTCCGCATCCACCACGACCACTgcctcctcttcctcctcctcggcgGAGGCCAGGAGACGCAGACGTGCTCGCCGCCGTCGCCTGGCTCGTGAGCGCCGTCGTCGCCAGGAGCGGAGACAGCGCCAGGAAAAGAGGAGGCGCAGGATGGAGCAGCTGCTGGCGAGGCAGCGCCGCCTGATCAATCAGCTTCAGGGATAG
- the LOC6616582 gene encoding uncharacterized protein LOC6616582, translating to MSLVWIILLGLLICERSTFGALPSAESTHYRLRSTNLPELKATPVARQTSRRIVSIPTSHKIALRTGKNRRGEAFNNSISTSDTADYNIWHALKADGKANFYILFFTIYISYLVYVLF from the coding sequence ATGTCTTTGGTCTGGATCATTCTGCTCGGTCTCCTGATCTGCGAGAGAAGCACCTTCGGAGCCCTGCCCTCCGCCGAATCCACACACTATCGTCTACGTAGCACCAACCTTCCGGAGCTTAAAGCAACGCCCGTTGCGCGTCAGACATCACGACGGATTGTGTCCATTCCCACTTCACATAAGATTGCCCTCAGAACGGGAAAGAATCGGCGTGGTGAAGCATTTAACAACTCTATTTCCACTTCTGATACGGCAGACTACAACATATGGCACGCACTGAAAGCCGATGGAAAGGCCAACTTCTATATACTCTTTTTCACCATATATATTAGCTACCTAGTGTATGTGCTGTTCTAA